One segment of Nostoc piscinale CENA21 DNA contains the following:
- a CDS encoding Uma2 family endonuclease, with protein sequence MTALTLNLDSVIKLTREEFYRLCTENPDLKLERNVQGELIIMPPTGGETGRSNVNLILQVALWNEQTQAGEVFDSSTGFTLPNGADRSPDVSWVEKSRWDALTKEQRERFISLCPDFVIEIMSPSDSLAKIQAKMTEYMANGCRLGWLFNRKQQEVEIYRPGREVEVLKSPQVLSGENVLSGFVINLQKILS encoded by the coding sequence ATGACAGCACTAACATTAAATCTTGATTCTGTAATTAAACTCACCAGAGAGGAATTTTACCGCCTATGTACAGAAAATCCAGATTTAAAATTAGAACGCAATGTTCAGGGAGAATTAATTATTATGCCTCCAACAGGAGGAGAAACAGGTAGAAGTAATGTTAATTTAATTCTGCAAGTTGCTTTGTGGAATGAACAAACGCAAGCTGGGGAAGTTTTTGATTCTTCTACTGGATTTACTTTACCGAATGGTGCTGACCGTTCTCCTGATGTTTCTTGGGTAGAAAAATCTCGTTGGGATGCTTTGACTAAAGAACAAAGAGAGAGGTTTATTTCTTTGTGTCCAGATTTTGTGATTGAGATTATGTCACCATCTGATTCTTTGGCAAAAATTCAAGCTAAAATGACTGAATATATGGCAAATGGCTGCCGATTAGGTTGGTTATTTAATCGCAAACAACAAGAAGTAGAAATATATCGTCCAGGACGAGAGGTGGAAGTTTTAAAATCGCCTCAAGTTCTTTCTGGTGAAAATGTATTATCTGGATTTGTCATCAATCTGCAAAAAATTTTGTCTTAA
- the menH gene encoding 2-succinyl-6-hydroxy-2,4-cyclohexadiene-1-carboxylate synthase produces MSENYKFHYQLINHPNKPYIIFLHGFIGRLDEFDEVIKLLGTEFSYLTIDLPGHGKTQVFGGDKYYSIEQTAQALINLLNELHIPKCFLVGYSMGGRLTLYMTLHFPERFEKVILESASPGLATEQEQLERIKKDEQIARKLSRCISKDEFREFLLNWYNQPIFGSIKNHPAFDRMLASRLQNQPLELAKSLRIMGTGSQPALWHKLKDNTVPLLLLVGHNDEKFININTEIAIKCTVAKLEIISNSAHNIHLENTLEFVQHIQEFLAI; encoded by the coding sequence ATGTCAGAAAATTATAAATTTCACTATCAGTTAATTAACCATCCAAATAAACCATATATTATTTTTCTACATGGTTTTATTGGTAGGCTAGATGAATTCGACGAAGTTATCAAACTCCTAGGTACAGAATTTTCTTATCTTACTATTGACCTTCCCGGACATGGTAAAACACAAGTATTTGGTGGAGATAAATACTATAGCATTGAACAAACTGCTCAAGCTTTAATTAATTTATTAAATGAATTGCATATACCCAAATGCTTTTTAGTTGGTTATTCAATGGGTGGAAGATTAACTCTATACATGACTTTACATTTTCCTGAGCGTTTTGAAAAAGTTATCTTAGAATCAGCCTCTCCAGGTTTAGCTACAGAACAAGAACAATTAGAAAGAATTAAAAAAGATGAGCAGATAGCCAGAAAACTTTCAAGATGTATTTCTAAAGATGAATTTCGAGAATTTTTATTAAACTGGTATAATCAGCCAATTTTTGGTTCTATCAAAAATCATCCAGCGTTTGACAGAATGTTAGCAAGTCGATTACAAAATCAACCACTTGAATTAGCTAAATCACTCAGAATTATGGGGACAGGTAGTCAACCTGCATTATGGCATAAACTCAAAGATAATACAGTGCCTTTGCTTTTACTAGTAGGTCATAATGATGAGAAATTTATCAATATCAATACAGAAATAGCGATAAAATGCACAGTTGCTAAATTAGAAATAATTAGTAACTCTGCTCATAACATTCACTTAGAAAATACTCTAGAATTTGTGCAGCATATTCAGGAATTTTTAGCAATATAA
- a CDS encoding dihydrofolate reductase family protein produces MRKISLFIASSIDGYIARESGEIDWLFTDQDYGYSEFIAEVDTLVMGHKTYQQVLGFEEYPYSEQEVFVLSHTLQGKAENNAIFINNDWANFMANLRQSSGGLIWLVGGAQTIHYFLKHNLIDEIILSIHPIILGSGIPLIINDSSIAKKLDLRNVKNYDSGLVQITYNVKS; encoded by the coding sequence ATGCGAAAAATTAGTTTATTTATTGCGTCTAGTATTGATGGATATATTGCTAGAGAATCGGGAGAAATAGATTGGCTATTTACAGACCAAGACTATGGTTACTCTGAGTTTATTGCTGAAGTTGATACATTAGTTATGGGTCATAAGACTTATCAGCAAGTACTGGGTTTTGAAGAATATCCATACAGTGAACAAGAAGTTTTTGTACTTTCTCATACTCTGCAAGGTAAAGCAGAAAATAACGCAATATTTATCAATAATGATTGGGCTAATTTTATGGCAAATTTGCGTCAATCTAGTGGTGGTTTGATTTGGTTAGTTGGCGGAGCGCAGACAATCCATTATTTTTTAAAGCATAATTTGATTGATGAGATAATTCTATCAATTCATCCAATTATTTTAGGCAGTGGTATTCCATTAATTATCAATGACTCAAGTATCGCTAAAAAACTTGATTTGCGAAATGTGAAAAATTATGACTCAGGGTTAGTGCAAATTACGTATAACGTGAAAAGTTAA
- a CDS encoding DUF3592 domain-containing protein: MDTRSFHKNSIPAQGTVVEVVKHKSRDSKGRYSTIYYPVIKFTANAGKVIEFEANSGSNPPAYSPGQQVEILYNPQEPESAIINFEPDFWFLPTMFIGMGSLFVLIGGIPLVKSFLPRR; encoded by the coding sequence ATGGATACTCGCAGTTTCCATAAAAATTCTATTCCCGCCCAAGGAACTGTTGTGGAAGTAGTCAAACATAAATCTAGAGATAGTAAAGGGCGTTATTCTACTATTTATTATCCAGTCATCAAATTTACAGCAAATGCTGGTAAAGTCATAGAATTTGAAGCTAATAGCGGCAGTAACCCCCCAGCATATTCTCCAGGCCAACAAGTAGAAATTCTCTATAATCCCCAAGAGCCAGAATCTGCGATAATTAATTTTGAGCCAGATTTTTGGTTCTTACCTACTATGTTTATTGGGATGGGTTCACTGTTCGTTTTAATTGGGGGAATTCCATTAGTAAAATCATTCCTACCTAGAAGATAA
- a CDS encoding glutathione S-transferase family protein encodes MALGRLVNGQWTTVWTERNEKGEFQRMPTQFHHKITADGASGFRAEADRYHLYVSLGCPWAHRTVLLRALKGLEKVIGLSIVDPVISEQGWKFSDKPGCIRDKVNQADYLWQIYAKTNPTYTGRVTVPVLWDKHTNSIINNESRQIIQILNTEFNFFAEKMVDFYPKSLQAVIDQTIDAIYQPINNGVYRVGFATTQTAYEQALKELFLAMEHWEKVLGKQPYLCGEEITLADWCIFTTLFRFDLAYYGLFKCNLKRLVEYPNLWNYCRELYQYPGVKQWCNISHIKQLYYVGLPELNPNGVMPVGPLINFDLPYKCRDRQI; translated from the coding sequence ATGGCATTAGGTAGATTAGTTAACGGACAATGGACAACTGTCTGGACAGAACGAAATGAGAAAGGCGAGTTTCAGCGAATGCCCACACAGTTTCATCATAAAATTACCGCAGATGGAGCTAGTGGATTTAGGGCAGAAGCCGATAGATATCATTTGTATGTTTCTTTGGGTTGTCCTTGGGCGCATCGTACTGTTTTATTACGTGCTTTAAAAGGGTTAGAAAAAGTTATTGGTCTTTCTATTGTTGATCCTGTAATTAGTGAACAAGGATGGAAATTTTCGGATAAACCAGGATGTATTCGAGATAAAGTTAATCAAGCTGATTATCTTTGGCAAATTTACGCCAAGACGAATCCAACTTATACCGGACGAGTCACGGTTCCAGTACTGTGGGATAAACATACAAACAGCATTATTAATAACGAATCTCGGCAAATTATCCAAATATTAAATACAGAATTTAATTTTTTTGCTGAGAAAATGGTTGATTTTTATCCCAAATCGCTGCAAGCTGTCATTGATCAAACCATCGATGCTATTTACCAACCGATAAATAATGGCGTATATCGCGTTGGTTTTGCCACAACCCAAACGGCTTACGAACAAGCCCTAAAAGAATTATTCTTGGCTATGGAACATTGGGAAAAAGTTTTAGGTAAACAGCCATATCTCTGCGGTGAAGAAATTACCTTAGCAGATTGGTGTATATTTACGACTTTATTTCGCTTTGATTTAGCATATTATGGTTTATTTAAGTGTAACTTGAAGCGGTTAGTCGAGTATCCCAATCTCTGGAATTATTGCCGGGAGTTATATCAATATCCTGGTGTGAAACAATGGTGTAATATTAGTCATATCAAACAACTGTATTATGTCGGTCTACCAGAATTAAATCCTAATGGAGTGATGCCTGTAGGCCCCCTAATTAATTTTGACTTACCTTATAAATGCCGCGATCGCCAAATCTAG
- a CDS encoding response regulator: MSVETEDKPKTIFLVEDNKADVRLIQEALKNSSVPHEVVTVRDGVDAMAFLRQEGEYADAPRPDLILLDLNLPRKDGREVLAEIKNDPLLKRIPVVVLTTSKNEDDIFHSYDLHVNCYITKSRNLSQLFQIVKGIEDFWLSTVTLPSE; encoded by the coding sequence GTGAGCGTAGAAACGGAAGACAAGCCCAAAACCATCTTTTTGGTCGAGGATAATAAAGCCGATGTCCGCTTAATTCAAGAAGCATTGAAAAATAGCTCAGTCCCGCACGAAGTCGTGACGGTGAGAGACGGAGTGGATGCAATGGCATTTTTACGCCAAGAAGGTGAATATGCTGATGCTCCCCGCCCCGACCTGATTCTGCTAGATTTAAACTTACCTAGAAAAGATGGTCGAGAAGTCTTAGCAGAAATTAAAAACGACCCACTACTTAAACGCATCCCGGTAGTCGTGCTGACAACCTCAAAAAACGAGGATGACATCTTTCACAGCTACGACTTACACGTTAACTGCTACATTACAAAATCTCGTAACCTCAGCCAACTGTTCCAAATCGTCAAAGGTATCGAAGATTTTTGGCTATCTACCGTTACCTTACCGTCAGAGTAA
- a CDS encoding dolichyl-phosphate-mannose--protein mannosyltransferase — MSKNWFRIGLVSIFLLSLAVRFWGLDRFNTLVFDEVYYAKFGNNYLTHVPFFDGHPPLGKLIIALGIWLGSHVKFLYESVNGLTGSLRSPWDYRWINAFLGSFIPLLNAGIAYQLSSRRRFALIAGLFTAVDGIFIVESRYALINIYIVIFGLLGHWLFLLALNNQKQKRKLFLIISGIAFGCSIATKWNGLFFLAGVYCLWLFAWIWQIIGRKINHNSEEVHQQAGSPLQKLTQIYAWQIILFLGVLPLIVYSLIWIPHLQLDTKYGFIEVHKQILSFHERLGGNNANVHPYCAAWYKWPLLIRPMAYYYKTAHSIHEPLPVLGPDLPANAGKIIYDVHAMGNPFLWWFSVAAMLFLIGMLIVSMVMFLQQKKQFTLPKNFTVDTWIALYLVVNYATNLVPWMRVSRCAFIYHYMTAVVFAFLAIAWFVDQCLRSYYRPLQAIGVALSVIVLAAFVFWLPIYLGLPLTNEAYRLRMWFNSWI, encoded by the coding sequence ATGAGTAAAAACTGGTTTCGCATTGGGTTAGTGAGTATCTTTTTACTCTCACTCGCTGTCAGGTTTTGGGGACTAGACAGGTTTAACACCTTAGTCTTTGATGAAGTTTATTACGCTAAGTTTGGTAATAATTATCTCACCCATGTTCCGTTTTTCGATGGTCATCCACCATTGGGAAAACTAATCATTGCTCTCGGTATTTGGCTGGGTAGCCATGTAAAATTTTTGTATGAGAGTGTGAATGGACTTACGGGTTCACTGCGATCGCCTTGGGATTATCGTTGGATTAATGCTTTTTTAGGTTCATTTATCCCTTTATTAAATGCTGGCATTGCTTATCAATTAAGTTCCCGGCGTAGATTTGCTTTGATTGCTGGGTTATTTACTGCTGTTGATGGCATTTTTATTGTTGAATCCCGCTATGCCTTGATTAATATATATATAGTGATATTTGGTTTATTAGGGCATTGGTTGTTTCTTTTAGCCTTAAATAATCAAAAGCAAAAGCGTAAATTATTTTTAATTATTTCTGGGATCGCTTTTGGTTGCTCAATTGCGACAAAATGGAATGGTTTATTTTTTCTAGCTGGCGTGTATTGTTTGTGGCTATTTGCTTGGATATGGCAAATAATTGGCAGAAAAATTAATCATAATTCTGAAGAAGTTCATCAGCAAGCTGGATCACCACTACAAAAACTAACTCAAATCTATGCTTGGCAAATAATATTATTTCTAGGAGTTTTGCCACTGATTGTTTATAGCTTGATTTGGATTCCCCATTTACAACTAGATACCAAATACGGATTTATCGAAGTTCACAAGCAAATTTTGAGTTTTCATGAACGGTTGGGGGGAAATAATGCTAACGTACATCCCTATTGTGCTGCTTGGTATAAATGGCCATTGTTAATCAGACCAATGGCATATTATTACAAAACAGCCCACAGTATTCATGAGCCATTACCTGTTTTGGGGCCAGATTTACCTGCTAATGCTGGGAAAATTATTTATGATGTTCATGCGATGGGCAATCCTTTTTTATGGTGGTTTAGTGTTGCTGCCATGTTGTTTTTAATCGGAATGCTCATTGTCTCAATGGTAATGTTTTTGCAGCAGAAAAAACAATTCACCTTACCGAAAAACTTTACTGTTGATACATGGATTGCCTTATACTTAGTGGTAAATTATGCCACTAACCTAGTACCTTGGATGAGGGTATCGCGGTGCGCTTTTATTTACCACTATATGACGGCTGTGGTATTTGCATTTTTAGCGATCGCTTGGTTTGTAGATCAATGCCTACGTAGTTATTATCGTCCATTGCAAGCGATCGGTGTCGCCCTTTCTGTAATTGTTTTGGCGGCTTTTGTGTTTTGGTTGCCCATTTATTTAGGTTTACCACTGACAAACGAAGCTTATCGCCTACGTATGTGGTTTAACTCTTGGATTTAA
- a CDS encoding XisI protein — MDTLEQYRQLIRNILIEHTKTPFSTGDIQFETVFDSEQDRYLVMILGREPAYDFSPTVTRRVHGCLIHVDIIDGKIWIQRDGTEDGVAAELVNAGVPKNQIVLGFRSEELRQDSEFAIA; from the coding sequence ATGGATACCCTGGAGCAATACAGACAGCTAATACGAAATATTTTAATTGAACATACAAAAACTCCTTTCAGTACTGGTGACATTCAATTTGAAACAGTTTTTGATAGTGAACAAGATCGTTATCTGGTAATGATTTTGGGACGAGAACCTGCGTATGATTTTTCTCCGACTGTGACTAGACGTGTTCATGGTTGTCTGATTCACGTTGATATTATTGATGGTAAGATTTGGATTCAGCGTGACGGTACGGAAGACGGAGTAGCCGCAGAACTCGTCAATGCTGGCGTACCGAAAAATCAGATTGTGTTGGGGTTTCGGTCTGAGGAACTGCGACAAGATTCAGAATTTGCGATCGCCTAG
- a CDS encoding element excision factor XisH family protein has translation MPVRDRYHQNVKNALIKDGWTITDDPFHLKWGKRDMYVDLGAEKLIAAEKEGQLIAVEIKTFRSVSDMTDLEHALGQYLSYRSVMTRTNPDRVLYLAVRDQVYADVFDEPIAKLLVEDYKVNVVVFNLEQEVIFRWIPWSNTDS, from the coding sequence ATGCCAGTTAGAGACCGTTACCATCAAAACGTCAAAAACGCCTTAATTAAAGATGGCTGGACAATTACTGATGATCCCTTTCATTTGAAATGGGGGAAAAGGGATATGTACGTTGATTTGGGTGCTGAAAAACTGATTGCTGCTGAAAAGGAAGGACAGCTAATAGCAGTTGAGATTAAAACATTTCGCAGCGTGTCAGATATGACTGACCTCGAACACGCACTAGGACAGTATTTATCCTATCGCTCTGTCATGACTAGAACCAATCCTGACCGCGTTCTTTATCTTGCGGTTCGTGACCAAGTATACGCTGATGTCTTTGATGAGCCAATTGCTAAACTTTTGGTAGAGGATTACAAAGTTAATGTCGTTGTCTTTAACCTAGAACAAGAGGTTATTTTCCGATGGATACCCTGGAGCAATACAGACAGCTAA
- the ppsA gene encoding phosphoenolpyruvate synthase, whose amino-acid sequence MVTASHQPLSSLSKEQSLILWFDEVGIKDIHLVGGKNASLGEMIQQLTPKGVNVPMGFATTAYAYRYFIQSAGLEIKLRQLFADLNVDDVNNLRERGEKARSLLLHTPFPEDLRQAIAQAYESLCNKYQTQTDVAVRSSATAEDLPDASFAGQQETYLNIVGVDEVITACHKCFASIFTDRAISYRHTKGFDHFNVALSVGVQKMVRSDLATSGVMFSIDTETGFKDAALITAAYGLGENVVQGAVNPDEYVVFKPTLKTGFRPILDKKLGSKEIKMIYVSASEIDLVACAADNAHTLTVKSDDNCKLTKNVPVAESDRTQFALNDAEILQLGHWACVIEDHYSQVHGNYTPMDIEWAKDGISNQLFIVQARPETVQSQKKGNVLRSYRLVSSKETPLPLVTGRAIGEAISQGKVSVIVDVHNIDKFQPGDVLVTERTDPDWEPIMKRASAIITNAGGRTCHAAIIARELGVPAIVGCGNATQVLQNGQEVTVSCAEGEDGKVYPGLLPFEVKEVPLENLPRTRTQILMNVGNPQEAFSLSAIPNDGVGLARTEFIIANQIQIHPMALIHYNQLQDEKVKIQIAEITALYHHKPQYFVDKLAQGIARIAAAFYPKPVIVRMSDFKSNEYANLLGGKQFEPGEENPMLGWRGAARYYDEGYKAAFALECQAIKRVRDEMGLTNVIPMIPFCRTPEEGRLVLAEMAKNGLQQGINNLQVYVMCELPSNVILAEEFADVFDGFSIGSNDLTQLTLGLDRDSALVARLFDERSPAVKQMVKMAIEAAKKRHRKIGICGQAPSDYPEFAQFLVEQGIDSISLNPDSVLKTMLEIAKVENPES is encoded by the coding sequence ATGGTTACAGCATCTCATCAACCTTTGTCTTCACTTTCTAAAGAACAATCGCTGATTCTTTGGTTTGATGAAGTAGGAATTAAAGATATACACCTAGTAGGTGGAAAAAATGCCTCCTTGGGAGAGATGATTCAACAATTAACCCCCAAAGGTGTGAATGTGCCAATGGGGTTTGCAACTACAGCTTATGCTTATCGTTATTTCATTCAATCAGCAGGATTAGAAATAAAGTTACGTCAACTTTTTGCAGACTTAAATGTTGATGATGTGAACAATTTACGCGAACGTGGAGAAAAAGCGCGATCGCTATTATTGCACACACCATTCCCCGAAGATTTACGCCAAGCTATAGCCCAAGCCTACGAAAGTTTATGTAACAAATATCAAACCCAAACAGATGTTGCAGTTCGTTCTAGTGCCACTGCGGAAGACCTCCCTGATGCGAGTTTTGCCGGACAACAAGAAACTTATTTAAATATTGTTGGTGTTGATGAAGTAATTACAGCTTGTCATAAATGTTTTGCTTCTATATTTACTGACCGTGCTATTTCTTATCGTCATACAAAAGGATTTGATCACTTTAATGTCGCTTTATCAGTTGGTGTCCAAAAAATGGTGCGTTCTGATTTAGCCACATCTGGTGTGATGTTTTCTATTGATACCGAAACCGGATTTAAAGATGCAGCCTTAATCACCGCCGCCTACGGTTTAGGAGAAAACGTCGTCCAAGGTGCAGTTAATCCCGATGAATATGTAGTATTTAAACCAACATTAAAAACAGGTTTTCGTCCGATTTTGGATAAGAAATTGGGCAGTAAAGAAATCAAAATGATTTATGTGTCAGCTTCCGAAATTGATTTAGTTGCTTGTGCTGCTGACAACGCCCATACATTAACAGTTAAATCAGATGATAATTGCAAGTTAACCAAAAATGTCCCGGTAGCGGAAAGCGATCGCACTCAATTTGCCCTAAATGACGCAGAGATTTTACAATTAGGGCATTGGGCTTGCGTCATCGAAGACCATTATTCCCAAGTCCACGGTAATTACACACCAATGGATATTGAGTGGGCAAAAGATGGGATTAGTAATCAATTATTTATTGTGCAAGCACGTCCCGAAACTGTGCAGTCACAGAAAAAAGGCAATGTCTTACGGAGTTATCGCTTAGTCTCAAGTAAGGAAACTCCACTCCCACTAGTAACTGGACGCGCCATAGGTGAAGCCATCAGCCAAGGTAAAGTGAGTGTCATTGTCGATGTTCACAACATTGATAAATTCCAACCGGGGGATGTGTTAGTTACCGAGAGAACAGATCCCGACTGGGAACCAATTATGAAACGCGCCAGTGCAATTATTACCAATGCGGGTGGTCGTACCTGTCATGCAGCGATTATTGCACGAGAATTGGGCGTGCCGGCGATCGTGGGCTGCGGGAATGCGACACAAGTCTTGCAAAATGGGCAAGAAGTCACCGTTTCTTGTGCTGAAGGCGAAGACGGTAAAGTTTATCCTGGCTTGTTACCCTTTGAAGTTAAAGAAGTCCCCTTAGAAAACTTACCCCGCACCCGTACTCAAATTTTAATGAATGTTGGTAATCCCCAGGAGGCTTTTAGTTTATCTGCAATTCCCAACGACGGCGTAGGTTTAGCACGGACAGAATTTATTATTGCTAATCAAATTCAAATTCATCCAATGGCGTTAATTCACTACAACCAATTGCAAGATGAAAAAGTCAAAATTCAAATTGCGGAAATCACCGCACTTTATCATCATAAACCACAGTATTTTGTAGATAAATTAGCCCAAGGTATAGCCAGAATTGCTGCCGCATTTTATCCCAAACCTGTGATTGTGCGGATGTCGGATTTTAAGAGTAATGAATACGCCAATTTATTAGGTGGTAAACAATTTGAACCAGGCGAAGAAAACCCGATGTTGGGTTGGCGTGGTGCCGCACGTTATTATGATGAAGGTTATAAAGCTGCTTTTGCCTTAGAATGTCAAGCCATCAAACGAGTCCGGGATGAAATGGGTTTAACAAATGTTATCCCGATGATTCCGTTTTGCCGCACTCCCGAAGAAGGTAGGTTAGTATTAGCAGAGATGGCAAAAAATGGCTTGCAACAAGGTATAAATAACTTGCAAGTTTATGTGATGTGCGAGTTACCAAGTAACGTAATTTTAGCAGAAGAATTTGCCGATGTCTTTGATGGTTTTTCCATTGGTTCTAATGATTTAACGCAGCTAACCTTGGGTTTAGACAGAGATTCCGCCTTAGTAGCGCGATTATTTGATGAACGCAGTCCCGCCGTGAAGCAAATGGTAAAAATGGCCATTGAAGCCGCCAAAAAACGCCACCGCAAAATCGGTATATGCGGACAAGCACCAAGCGATTATCCAGAATTTGCTCAGTTTTTAGTCGAACAGGGCATTGATTCTATTAGTTTAAATCCCGATTCAGTTTTAAAGACAATGCTGGAAATTGCCAAGGTAGAAAATCCTGAGTCTTGA